gaacctgcaaacactacaAATACCCAAAAAAATATGTGAATCCATAAATAACTCACTCTCATAAAGAATAAGTTCAGAATATTTACCAATTTTGATTCCCATTGGAGACTCCCAATTGGGTTTTAGATTAGGAGGGAGCAATGCATTAACAATGTCAATAAGCACAAGACCACATGACTTGGCAAAAGTAGCTAAGCAAACAATTCTTGGTTCTAATTTCTTATTGTGAATTAACTGACCAGTATCCATATGTTTCACACTTATAAAAGCATCTTGATAACTACTACTAGTCTTACGAAAAACTAGTTCATCAGGCTTGGAAAAACAAGATGAACAAATATCTGATGATTCGGTTTTGGTTAACTCCTTACAACCTGCAAAATTTTCAGACACGTTTTCGAGATTCTCATTATAACagtgagtataatcattcacaccaTTAACCATACATACATGTTCACAAGTTTCAGAAACCGCAGACGAATTTGAAAGGCTAAACATATTTATCTccattttcatatttccaaaagtAAGCTCCATGATTCCATTGCGACAGTTGATAACCACATTCGAGGTAGCCAAAAAAGGTctacctaagatgacaggaatctgCCGACTAGGATTagagacaggttgagtatctaaaacAATAAAATCAACAGGATAAACAAAACTTTCAACCTGTATAAGAATATCCTCTACCAATCCCCTAGGAATTTTAATTGACCTATCAACCAATTGGAGAGTGACATTAGTGGGTTTCAAATCACCGAGTTCTAATTGCACATACACAAAATATGGCAAGAGATTCACACTGGCCCCTAAATC
Above is a genomic segment from Papaver somniferum cultivar HN1 chromosome 10, ASM357369v1, whole genome shotgun sequence containing:
- the LOC113315826 gene encoding uncharacterized protein LOC113315826 — protein: MFLMLRRMCKIGTCLILLRLLLQHKNKPMKVNSEISYVSRTPFPQALLPRKKGSSPSDILEVFKQVNVNIPLLDAIKQIPSYAKFLRDMCTMKRKLNVHKKAFLTEQVSSIITHKTPRKFKDLGCPTIACTIGEHRIEHALLDLGASVNLLPYFVYVQLELGDLKPTNVTLQLVDRSIKIPRGLVEDILIQVESFVYPVDFIVLDTQPVSNPSRQIPVILGRPFLATSNVVINCRNGIMELTFGNMKMEINMFSLSNSSAVSETCEHVCMVNGVNDYTHCYNENLENVSENFAGCKELTKTESSDICSSCFSKPDELVFRKTSSSYQDAFISVKHMDTGQLIHNKKLEPRIVCLATFAKSCGLVLIDIVNALLPPNLKPNWESPMGIKIGKYSELILYESELFMDSHIFLGICSVCRFIVAAELVCWVDPQLFRLYIYAWQGDVVYRLRFF